Proteins from a genomic interval of Dictyoglomus sp.:
- a CDS encoding inositol monophosphatase has protein sequence MRSIFEVMIESAFMAGDILRKYYENGNFVISQKTTSYDLVTTVDKESQEVIISFLSSKFPHIPILGEEGFEIKRYERAFFVDPLDGTLNFVHKIPFFAISIGYWEDNKPKLGLVYDPIRRDLFYAKEGEGAFLNGKRIHVSSPSSLENSIFVTGWPYDKKKMEKAINFANRLLKYTEYRALGSASLELCYVGMGNFDGYFEFGLYPWDLAGGVLIAKEAGAKISKPNGEEFDLFDGEILAIAPSIYEEFLRAISS, from the coding sequence ATGAGAAGTATTTTTGAGGTTATGATAGAATCAGCTTTTATGGCAGGAGATATTTTAAGAAAATATTATGAAAATGGAAATTTTGTTATTTCTCAAAAAACTACATCTTATGATTTAGTAACTACTGTAGATAAGGAATCTCAAGAAGTTATTATTTCTTTTCTTTCTTCAAAATTTCCCCATATTCCCATTCTTGGAGAAGAGGGATTTGAGATAAAAAGATATGAAAGAGCTTTTTTTGTAGATCCTTTAGATGGAACTTTAAACTTTGTTCACAAAATTCCCTTTTTTGCAATCTCCATTGGATATTGGGAAGATAATAAACCTAAGTTAGGATTAGTTTATGATCCGATAAGAAGAGATCTATTTTATGCTAAAGAGGGAGAAGGTGCCTTTTTGAATGGAAAAAGAATACATGTATCCTCTCCTTCTTCTCTTGAAAATTCTATATTTGTTACGGGCTGGCCCTATGATAAAAAAAAGATGGAAAAAGCTATAAATTTTGCAAACAGATTATTAAAATATACAGAGTATAGAGCTTTGGGAAGCGCAAGTTTAGAATTATGTTATGTAGGAATGGGGAATTTTGATGGATATTTTGAGTTTGGGTTATATCCTTGGGATTTGGCAGGAGGAGTTTTAATAGCAAAGGAAGCAGGAGCAAAAATCTCAAAACCCAATGGGGAAGAATTTGATCTCTTTGATGGTGAAATTTTAGCAATAGCTCCAAGTATATATGAGGAATTTTTGAGGGCAATTTCTTCATGA
- the lnt gene encoding apolipoprotein N-acyltransferase has product MRNLILLILSIIFYIFSFPPFNLSFLIFFTLIPLFFLVPRLSYKESFIYGFLFGFGFYGVNFYWLPNLLKHFVPFVFGIFISFLLVFYLSLYNGVFLWGVKKKFNSLLFPPFFWCFLEFIKSIGPLSFNWGTLGEPLVNIFPLLQWASVFGGLGLSFMVVLINNILFKFKSFSLKYKLYSIVFILSLFFIGNFMGMDLEKPLFNLKIGAVQGSYDSFSKVYIRDIEDQLKIHKDLTLSLPDNLYLIIWPESVLFCTLNNFPQYINELKDLARRKGSFLIIGALKNEKQNLFNSAYFFSPFEEEYKTYSKVQLVPFVEELPFSFLFPSFIKNLVGNYKRGEGFFPFKTPLINIGILICFESLFSYTAREHIKKGADILVVITNDGWFQGTPAVWQHRNLSLIRAVENRVPLVQVANTGITFFVDPYGRILKESKEGERMVYYCDIPINKKTFSLYRIWGDLFFFLCFIIFLVYKII; this is encoded by the coding sequence ATGAGGAATTTAATCTTATTAATTTTATCAATAATATTTTATATCTTTTCCTTTCCTCCTTTTAACCTTTCTTTCCTTATCTTTTTTACTTTAATTCCTTTATTTTTTCTTGTTCCTAGACTTTCTTATAAGGAATCCTTTATTTATGGATTTTTGTTTGGATTTGGCTTTTATGGAGTTAATTTTTATTGGCTTCCCAATCTTTTAAAACATTTTGTTCCCTTTGTTTTTGGAATATTTATATCCTTCCTTTTGGTTTTCTATCTTTCTTTATATAATGGAGTATTCCTATGGGGAGTAAAGAAAAAATTTAATTCCCTTCTTTTCCCTCCCTTTTTCTGGTGTTTCTTGGAATTTATAAAAAGTATTGGTCCCTTATCCTTTAATTGGGGAACATTGGGAGAGCCTCTAGTAAATATTTTCCCCTTACTTCAATGGGCAAGTGTTTTTGGGGGATTGGGATTGAGCTTTATGGTGGTTTTAATAAATAATATTTTATTTAAATTTAAATCCTTTTCTTTAAAATATAAACTCTATAGCATAGTTTTTATCCTTTCTCTCTTTTTTATAGGAAATTTCATGGGTATGGATCTGGAAAAGCCCCTTTTTAATCTTAAAATAGGTGCAGTTCAGGGAAGTTATGATAGTTTTTCCAAGGTATATATAAGAGATATCGAGGATCAACTAAAAATACATAAAGATCTTACCCTATCCCTTCCCGATAATTTGTACTTGATAATTTGGCCTGAGAGTGTTCTTTTTTGCACCTTAAATAATTTTCCCCAATATATTAATGAACTTAAGGATTTAGCAAGGAGAAAAGGCTCTTTTTTGATAATAGGTGCATTAAAGAATGAAAAGCAAAATTTATTTAATTCTGCATATTTCTTTTCTCCCTTTGAAGAGGAATATAAAACCTATAGTAAGGTTCAGTTGGTACCCTTTGTAGAGGAACTTCCTTTTTCCTTTTTATTTCCCTCCTTTATAAAAAATCTTGTGGGTAATTATAAAAGGGGAGAAGGTTTCTTTCCCTTTAAAACTCCTTTGATAAATATTGGGATCTTAATATGTTTTGAATCTTTATTTTCCTACACCGCAAGAGAACATATAAAAAAGGGAGCGGATATCTTAGTAGTGATAACCAATGATGGATGGTTTCAAGGAACTCCCGCTGTTTGGCAACATAGAAATCTTTCTTTAATAAGGGCTGTAGAAAATAGAGTCCCATTAGTACAAGTTGCAAATACTGGAATAACCTTTTTTGTAGATCCCTATGGTAGAATATTAAAGGAGAGTAAAGAGGGAGAAAGAATGGTATATTATTGTGATATTCCCATCAATAAAAAAACTTTTTCTTTATATAGAATATGGGGAGACCTTTTCTTCTTTCTGTGTTTTATAATATTTCTTGTTTATAAAATAATATGA
- the lptC gene encoding LPS export ABC transporter periplasmic protein LptC — MKRKILFLVLILFLLNYLFAQTATSSKTPVQIKAQRVSYDWGKKMSKAEGNVVVTYKPGKEDETKIFAPVVFYNQDASLVEVQGKVTITRRDLNITGEDLKADLRKEEVELKKNVVIVIQRKVEGGRTETTKLTSQTLKYSLRTSTGTLSGGVNIDREDLKARSDSASVDTDKEIYILIDNVSMLDSDRNEIKCKKLNVYVREKKVEAEGDVESIFYITE, encoded by the coding sequence ATGAAAAGAAAAATCTTATTTTTAGTTTTAATTCTATTTTTGTTGAATTATCTTTTTGCTCAAACAGCAACATCCTCAAAAACTCCAGTTCAAATTAAAGCTCAGAGGGTTTCCTATGATTGGGGAAAGAAAATGTCTAAAGCGGAAGGAAATGTAGTAGTAACATATAAACCTGGAAAAGAAGATGAAACAAAAATTTTTGCTCCAGTAGTATTTTATAATCAGGATGCAAGCTTGGTTGAGGTTCAGGGGAAAGTTACTATCACTCGAAGGGATCTAAATATCACAGGAGAGGATTTAAAAGCAGATTTGAGAAAGGAAGAGGTAGAGTTAAAGAAAAACGTGGTTATTGTAATCCAAAGAAAGGTAGAGGGAGGTAGGACAGAAACAACTAAATTGACTTCTCAGACTTTAAAATATTCCTTAAGGACAAGCACAGGAACCCTTTCAGGAGGAGTAAATATAGATAGAGAGGACTTAAAGGCAAGGTCTGATAGTGCTTCGGTAGATACTGATAAGGAGATATATATTTTAATAGATAATGTTTCCATGCTTGATAGTGATAGAAATGAGATAAAATGTAAAAAACTGAATGTGTATGTAAGAGAAAAGAAAGTAGAAGCTGAAGGAGATGTAGAATCTATCTTCTATATAACGGAATAA
- a CDS encoding LptF/LptG family permease, with protein MRLYLKYVLSEVIGPFLLGILGFILVMLIQILYEFSHLIILKRLSLQTVLRLLYYKTPSLLVFVIPTALLFAIIFSFSRLIRDGELFALRSNGICFFKLTIPIFIFSSFLAIILWILNYSLIPNSNYRANQMIQRYFFVNPLPIKGENVFFHDEQSRYYYVKRVKEDNTMENVMIYDLSLGEEFPILLTAKTAVWSEESLFLIDGMIHKFGKDHFVIWEGKFKTFKINLPQEFRLIFQREKTPQEMTTDELWKKIKLFKKAGISTRRLEVENYLRLAQTFAIPIFTLLAFAVILITGRGGKLWGTAFSVIIAFFYYGFTIIARSLGEYNIFHPFISAWLPNLSFGSISLGVFLWKIRKW; from the coding sequence ATGAGACTTTATCTTAAATATGTTCTTTCTGAAGTAATTGGGCCATTTTTGCTTGGAATTTTGGGGTTTATTCTTGTGATGTTAATTCAGATTCTTTATGAGTTTTCTCATCTTATCATTTTAAAAAGATTGAGCTTACAGACAGTTCTAAGGCTTTTATATTACAAAACCCCATCCCTTTTAGTTTTCGTAATTCCTACCGCCCTTCTTTTCGCTATAATTTTTTCCTTTAGTAGATTGATAAGAGATGGAGAGCTTTTTGCTTTAAGGAGTAATGGAATTTGCTTTTTTAAGCTGACTATCCCCATATTTATATTTTCAAGTTTTTTAGCTATTATTCTCTGGATCTTAAATTACTCTTTGATTCCCAATTCTAACTATAGGGCAAATCAAATGATTCAAAGATACTTCTTTGTAAATCCTCTTCCTATAAAGGGAGAAAATGTATTTTTTCATGACGAACAATCCCGATACTATTATGTGAAGAGGGTAAAAGAAGATAACACTATGGAAAATGTTATGATTTATGATCTTTCTTTAGGGGAAGAGTTTCCTATTCTTCTTACTGCAAAAACTGCAGTTTGGAGCGAAGAAAGTCTTTTTCTAATTGATGGGATGATTCATAAATTCGGAAAGGATCATTTTGTTATTTGGGAAGGGAAATTTAAAACTTTTAAGATAAATCTTCCTCAGGAATTTAGACTTATTTTCCAAAGGGAAAAAACTCCCCAAGAGATGACTACTGACGAATTATGGAAAAAAATAAAACTATTTAAAAAGGCAGGCATCTCTACAAGGAGACTAGAAGTAGAGAATTATTTAAGACTTGCCCAAACCTTTGCTATTCCTATCTTTACACTTCTTGCCTTTGCGGTTATCCTTATTACAGGAAGGGGAGGAAAACTTTGGGGAACAGCATTTTCTGTTATAATTGCATTCTTCTATTATGGATTTACTATTATTGCAAGATCCTTAGGAGAATATAATATATTTCATCCTTTTATTTCTGCTTGGCTTCCCAACTTATCCTTTGGAAGTATTAGTTTAGGAGTATTCCTATGGAAAATAAGAAAATGGTGA
- a CDS encoding rubredoxin — protein sequence MQKYRCLVCGYIYDPSIGDPDNNIPPDTPFEELPEDWVCPICGAEKDMFRPI from the coding sequence ATGCAAAAGTATAGATGCCTTGTGTGTGGATACATTTATGATCCCTCCATTGGAGATCCTGATAATAATATTCCCCCTGATACTCCCTTTGAGGAGCTTCCTGAGGACTGGGTATGTCCCATTTGTGGAGCGGAGAAAGATATGTTTCGACCCATTTAA
- a CDS encoding FAD-dependent oxidoreductase: MYLIVGNGISGVNSAEVIRSKDKENPILIITEEKYPYYSRPQIIEFLAGNIKEEDLPFYPKSWYEENKIKVFYHERALRVIGDKKILETEKEKYKFDKLLIATGALPFIPPIENINEEGVFTLRNIDDAKNILSFIKDKDKAIILGCGLLGLEIGRALSQRGLKIIGLEFFPRLIPKQLDEEGARILKKKIEEKFNFEFYLGVEAQKIISSNGKFKGVELKDGRKIYGDLLIVSTGIVPNVDLAKNSGILVNKGIIVNEYMETNIKDVFSCGDCTEFKGRIYGIIPASLEQSLVAGKNIIGEKIEYRGTIPSNTLKVTGIDLTSIGEINPPRDKGFEVIIKKDEEEGFYRKLVLKDSIVVGAILLGNKRRYVNKIQYLIKERKIVEGRKELLDED, encoded by the coding sequence ATGTACCTAATTGTTGGTAACGGTATATCTGGAGTAAATTCTGCAGAAGTAATAAGAAGTAAAGATAAAGAAAATCCTATCTTAATAATCACTGAAGAAAAGTATCCCTATTACTCAAGACCTCAAATAATTGAATTTTTGGCAGGAAATATAAAGGAAGAGGATCTTCCATTCTATCCAAAAAGCTGGTATGAAGAGAATAAAATTAAGGTTTTTTATCACGAAAGGGCTTTAAGAGTTATTGGGGATAAAAAAATTTTAGAAACAGAAAAAGAAAAGTATAAGTTTGATAAGCTTTTAATTGCGACAGGTGCTCTCCCTTTTATACCTCCTATAGAAAATATAAATGAAGAAGGAGTTTTTACTTTAAGAAATATTGATGATGCCAAGAATATTCTTTCTTTTATAAAAGATAAAGATAAGGCGATCATCTTGGGATGTGGACTTTTGGGACTGGAAATAGGAAGGGCTCTTTCTCAAAGGGGGTTAAAGATTATTGGTTTGGAATTTTTTCCAAGACTTATTCCTAAACAATTAGATGAAGAAGGAGCAAGAATTTTAAAAAAGAAAATAGAGGAAAAGTTCAATTTTGAATTTTATTTAGGAGTTGAAGCTCAAAAAATTATTTCTTCTAATGGAAAATTTAAGGGAGTTGAATTAAAGGATGGAAGAAAAATATATGGAGATTTGCTTATAGTTTCTACTGGAATTGTTCCTAACGTTGATTTGGCAAAGAATTCTGGAATTTTAGTAAATAAAGGAATAATAGTTAATGAATATATGGAAACTAACATAAAGGATGTTTTTTCCTGCGGAGACTGTACAGAATTTAAAGGAAGAATATATGGGATTATTCCTGCATCCCTAGAACAATCTCTCGTTGCAGGGAAAAACATAATAGGAGAAAAAATTGAGTATAGAGGAACTATTCCCTCAAATACATTGAAAGTAACAGGAATTGATCTTACATCTATAGGGGAGATTAATCCTCCCAGGGATAAAGGTTTTGAGGTTATAATAAAAAAAGATGAGGAAGAGGGTTTTTATAGAAAATTGGTATTGAAAGACAGCATTGTTGTAGGAGCAATTCTTTTAGGAAACAAAAGGAGATATGTTAATAAGATTCAGTATCTTATTAAGGAAAGAAAGATTGTAGAGGGGAGGAAAGAATTGCTAGATGAAGATTAA
- a CDS encoding lysophospholipase: MKIKIFLFIFLLIFPLFSMDLKKFVEDVKNIPDNVLYYKALDGKKLAYRFVSPENPKGVLIFVHGIVVYGKYYLPFAQELAKYGIKVYLPDLRGHGNSEGKRGDSPDTLTIVQDLGIFYQMVLKENPLLPIYLGGHSMGAGLTLKYVKELNLYPSGVILIGGGLPVENISPKNRDLLRQKTISRFLQFLSPIFPHFRVISFDLPQEIKDPLLVTNYSLAFFRAVFPSNMKVIWEGINLPILAIVGDKDEFLEKKDVERVFSVYKRENRSFIILENTDHIDVLEKSIKYIIEWITGGEDGRF; this comes from the coding sequence ATGAAGATTAAAATCTTTTTGTTTATCTTTCTTCTTATCTTTCCTCTTTTTTCTATGGATTTGAAAAAGTTTGTGGAAGATGTCAAGAATATTCCTGATAATGTTTTATATTATAAAGCTTTAGATGGAAAAAAATTAGCTTATAGATTTGTTTCTCCTGAAAATCCAAAGGGAGTTTTGATCTTTGTTCACGGAATAGTTGTCTATGGAAAATATTATCTTCCCTTTGCTCAAGAATTAGCAAAATATGGAATAAAGGTCTATCTTCCTGATTTAAGAGGGCATGGAAACTCCGAGGGAAAAAGAGGAGATTCTCCCGATACATTAACCATTGTTCAGGATTTGGGAATTTTTTATCAGATGGTATTAAAGGAAAATCCTCTTCTTCCTATATATTTAGGTGGTCATAGTATGGGAGCAGGTTTAACTTTAAAATATGTGAAGGAATTGAACCTTTATCCCTCCGGAGTAATTTTGATTGGAGGAGGATTACCTGTTGAGAATATTTCTCCTAAGAACAGAGATCTATTAAGACAGAAAACTATATCAAGGTTTCTCCAATTTCTTTCTCCTATATTTCCCCATTTTAGAGTTATTTCCTTTGATCTTCCGCAAGAAATAAAAGATCCTTTATTAGTTACAAACTACTCACTTGCCTTTTTCAGAGCAGTTTTTCCTTCTAATATGAAGGTTATATGGGAAGGAATAAATCTTCCTATTCTTGCTATTGTAGGAGATAAAGATGAGTTTCTTGAGAAAAAAGATGTGGAGAGGGTTTTTAGTGTTTACAAAAGAGAGAATAGATCTTTTATTATTTTAGAAAATACAGATCACATTGATGTATTAGAAAAAAGTATAAAATATATAATAGAATGGATAACAGGAGGAGAGGATGGAAGATTTTGA
- a CDS encoding trypsin-like peptidase domain-containing protein: MEDFEKILEAYSQAIVKVVEKVSPAVVNIDISQSVGFSFFTGFQEVKGVASGFIFTPDGYIITNSHVTHQANKLIVTLEDRRQFTAEMVGEDPQTDLAVIRIPERDLPMLEFGDSDKLKVGQPVMAIGNPLGFGHSVTSGVISALGRSLRSFSGHLMDNIIQTDAPLNPGSSGGPLVDIYGKAIGVNTAIIQGAQGICFSIPINTAKWVAGLLIKEGRVRRSYLGIIGQSVILPKRFRDILNLQQEGGVYVVRVAPFSPASKGGLQPQDVVVEVEGEIVNNIDDLHKFLSHTPPGTKVSIKIIRDNRLINLSIILGSEG, encoded by the coding sequence ATGGAAGATTTTGAAAAAATTCTTGAAGCCTATTCTCAAGCTATAGTGAAAGTAGTAGAAAAGGTTAGCCCTGCAGTAGTGAATATTGACATTAGTCAGTCTGTTGGTTTTTCTTTTTTCACAGGATTTCAGGAAGTGAAGGGAGTAGCATCAGGATTTATTTTTACTCCTGATGGATATATTATTACAAATAGTCATGTGACCCATCAGGCAAATAAATTAATAGTCACTCTAGAAGATAGAAGACAATTCACAGCGGAAATGGTAGGAGAGGACCCTCAAACTGATCTTGCAGTAATTAGAATTCCTGAGAGAGATCTGCCTATGCTTGAGTTTGGAGATTCAGATAAGCTAAAAGTAGGACAACCTGTTATGGCTATAGGAAATCCCTTGGGATTTGGACATAGTGTAACTAGCGGCGTTATAAGTGCTCTAGGAAGATCTTTAAGAAGTTTTAGTGGACATTTAATGGATAATATTATTCAAACTGATGCTCCTTTAAATCCAGGAAGTTCGGGAGGACCTTTAGTGGATATATATGGAAAAGCAATAGGGGTTAATACTGCTATAATTCAGGGGGCTCAAGGAATATGTTTTTCTATTCCTATAAACACTGCAAAATGGGTTGCAGGTCTTTTAATAAAGGAGGGAAGGGTAAGAAGAAGTTATCTTGGAATTATTGGACAAAGTGTTATACTACCTAAAAGATTTAGAGATATTCTTAATTTACAGCAAGAGGGAGGAGTTTATGTGGTAAGGGTTGCTCCCTTTAGTCCTGCCAGTAAAGGAGGATTACAACCTCAAGATGTAGTGGTAGAAGTAGAAGGAGAAATTGTTAACAATATTGATGACTTACATAAATTTCTTAGCCATACTCCTCCCGGGACAAAGGTGAGTATAAAAATTATTAGAGATAACAGGTTAATTAATCTTTCTATAATCTTGGGCTCTGAGGGATAA
- a CDS encoding acetoin utilization protein AcuC produces MSEGYSAVIFGDELLNYSFPGDHPMNRRRLESFWNEFKKITEEKKIKVFPPNLAKESDLLLFHTKDYVDFVKRKSKEGTGFLDYGDTPAYPGCFESASYVVGATLRGLELIFKENYKHVFVPMAGLHHARRDRASGFCIFNDIGVAINKARMEYGVREILYVDMDAHHGDGVFYEFLEDPFLYIVDIHEDGRFLYPGTGGRHERGDKDAFGTKLNIPLLPGSSDEDLLSALKEVEDFSMEFKTELVILQAGVDGIQNDPITHLNYTYDGYEKFISGIHNLAHKICDGRLLILGGGGYNPENTKNGWLRILKVINEDI; encoded by the coding sequence TTGTCGGAAGGTTATAGTGCAGTAATTTTTGGAGACGAGCTATTGAATTATTCCTTTCCAGGCGATCATCCCATGAATCGGAGAAGATTAGAGTCTTTCTGGAATGAATTTAAAAAAATTACTGAGGAAAAAAAGATAAAAGTTTTTCCTCCAAATTTAGCTAAAGAATCAGATCTTCTTCTTTTTCACACAAAGGACTATGTAGATTTTGTTAAAAGAAAATCAAAAGAGGGAACAGGATTTTTGGATTATGGAGATACTCCTGCATACCCTGGATGTTTTGAATCTGCATCATATGTTGTAGGAGCTACTTTAAGGGGATTGGAATTAATATTTAAAGAAAATTATAAACATGTTTTTGTACCTATGGCAGGACTTCATCATGCAAGAAGAGATCGTGCCAGTGGTTTTTGCATATTTAATGACATTGGCGTTGCTATTAATAAAGCGAGAATGGAGTATGGAGTTAGAGAAATTCTATATGTGGATATGGATGCTCATCATGGGGATGGTGTATTCTATGAATTTTTAGAAGATCCCTTCTTATATATAGTAGATATTCATGAAGATGGAAGATTTTTATATCCAGGAACAGGAGGAAGGCATGAGAGAGGAGATAAAGATGCTTTTGGAACAAAACTAAATATTCCTCTTCTACCAGGATCTTCCGATGAAGATCTTTTATCCGCATTAAAAGAGGTAGAAGATTTCTCTATGGAATTTAAAACAGAACTTGTTATTCTTCAGGCAGGAGTAGATGGAATTCAGAATGATCCAATAACTCATTTAAATTATACCTATGATGGCTATGAAAAGTTTATTTCAGGAATTCATAATTTGGCTCATAAAATATGTGATGGAAGGTTATTAATATTAGGTGGAGGGGGATATAATCCAGAAAATACAAAAAATGGATGGCTAAGAATACTGAAAGTAATAAATGAGGATATTTGA
- a CDS encoding GatB/YqeY domain-containing protein, with protein MLYEKITKDYLNAVKNKDSFRVEVLSFLRSAIKYREIDLREKGKEITDEDVIDVINKEIKKRKEAIELYKKGERFDLVEKEERELKILEEYLPEQLSDEELKDILKRIIKDVEAKDIKDLGKVMKSAMSELRGKAEGERIKKIAEELLRDK; from the coding sequence ATGCTATATGAAAAGATCACAAAAGATTATCTTAATGCAGTTAAAAACAAAGATTCTTTTAGAGTAGAAGTATTAAGTTTTCTTCGTTCCGCTATAAAATACAGAGAAATTGATCTAAGAGAAAAGGGGAAAGAAATAACTGATGAAGACGTGATAGATGTTATAAATAAGGAGATAAAAAAGAGAAAGGAAGCTATTGAACTTTACAAAAAGGGTGAAAGGTTTGATCTTGTAGAGAAAGAAGAAAGAGAGTTAAAAATTTTAGAAGAATATCTTCCCGAGCAGTTATCTGATGAGGAGTTAAAGGATATTTTAAAAAGAATAATAAAAGACGTAGAAGCGAAGGATATAAAGGATTTAGGTAAAGTAATGAAGTCTGCAATGTCAGAATTGAGGGGGAAAGCAGAAGGAGAAAGGATTAAAAAAATAGCAGAGGAATTGTTAAGAGACAAATGA
- a CDS encoding AtpZ/AtpI family protein: MKKKPRSPWEIFNLTFSLGTSVLASLLVGVFLGYYLDKIFGTSPVFLLAGIALGIWVGFRDIFRILR, encoded by the coding sequence ATGAAGAAAAAACCAAGATCTCCATGGGAGATTTTTAATCTTACCTTTTCTCTGGGAACAAGTGTTTTAGCATCCCTTCTTGTAGGAGTATTTCTTGGATATTATCTTGATAAAATTTTTGGGACTTCTCCTGTTTTTCTTCTTGCAGGAATTGCTTTGGGGATTTGGGTGGGATTTCGTGACATCTTTAGAATTTTGCGATAA
- the atpB gene encoding F0F1 ATP synthase subunit A: protein MEEIGPRVIFEIGEFKITNTFLSLQIISILTLIISFWLSYKPQEEIIKKRQSLVEVLIEMFQRYLGGFLGEEKALKYFPFFSNLFLFILLSNWSGLIPGFNSPTSDLNVTIGLALGTIIYIQYVAVKEKGKKYLKNFISPSPLFLPINILEQITRPVSLALRLFGNITGEHIVLAIISLIAPLIVPVPIMALSMFMGFIQALIFTTLSAAYLASVFEE from the coding sequence ATGGAAGAGATAGGACCAAGGGTTATATTTGAAATAGGAGAATTTAAGATAACGAACACCTTTCTAAGCTTACAAATTATAAGTATTTTAACATTAATAATAAGTTTCTGGCTTTCTTATAAGCCTCAAGAGGAAATTATTAAAAAACGTCAAAGCTTAGTTGAGGTACTTATTGAGATGTTTCAGAGATATTTAGGGGGGTTTTTAGGAGAAGAAAAAGCTTTAAAATATTTTCCTTTCTTTTCAAATCTATTTCTTTTTATTCTTCTTTCAAACTGGTCAGGTCTTATTCCAGGTTTTAATTCTCCTACTTCTGATTTAAATGTAACTATTGGATTAGCATTGGGAACTATTATTTATATCCAATATGTAGCAGTTAAAGAAAAGGGAAAAAAATATCTAAAAAATTTTATTTCTCCTTCTCCCCTTTTTCTTCCCATTAATATATTGGAGCAAATTACTCGTCCTGTTTCCCTTGCTCTACGACTCTTTGGAAATATTACAGGAGAACATATTGTGTTAGCTATAATTTCTCTAATTGCTCCTTTGATTGTTCCTGTTCCTATAATGGCTCTCTCCATGTTTATGGGTTTTATTCAAGCATTAATCTTTACTACTCTTTCAGCTGCCTATTTGGCATCAGTATTTGAAGAGTAA
- a CDS encoding ATP F0F1 synthase subunit C (Produces ATP from ADP in the presence of a proton gradient across the membrane. Subunit C is part of the membrane proton channel F0) translates to MIEWIIIVSIVTAGFSIALVGMFAARAQGNAASSAFESVARQPEAGDQINRMLLFALAFIETIVIFTLSISFILLFANPLLGRLR, encoded by the coding sequence ATGATAGAGTGGATTATTATTGTTTCCATAGTTACCGCGGGTTTCTCTATTGCTTTAGTGGGTATGTTTGCTGCAAGAGCTCAAGGAAATGCTGCTTCTTCTGCTTTTGAAAGTGTTGCTCGTCAGCCAGAAGCAGGAGATCAGATAAATAGAATGCTTCTCTTTGCTTTAGCTTTTATTGAAACCATAGTTATATTTACATTATCAATTTCCTTTATATTACTTTTTGCTAATCCTCTTTTAGGGAGACTTAGATAA
- the atpF gene encoding F0F1 ATP synthase subunit B yields MFNFNVLTVFSSIVNLLLLAWIIKRYFIGNLLRIMEERKRRIEDAIKNAEEKLKEAEELRKRREERLLSARSEASKIVEEAVGSAEKIKQEIITKAEEEAEKIILKAHDIAKAERKRALETSREEIISLSKLIIRQFFIKFLPQNSQELFLSSFLDSFENYIPKLSANSIKEIKFISSNKLDSSLIAKIEKKLRSIIPGNWKFIYEEDPSIILGFKLFIGEYLLDHSLEYHLNQIYQYIKETENI; encoded by the coding sequence ATGTTTAATTTTAACGTATTAACTGTATTTTCTTCTATAGTTAACTTATTGCTCCTTGCATGGATCATAAAAAGATATTTCATTGGTAATCTTCTAAGGATAATGGAAGAAAGGAAAAGAAGAATAGAAGATGCAATAAAGAATGCAGAGGAAAAGCTAAAAGAGGCAGAAGAATTAAGAAAAAGAAGAGAAGAAAGACTCCTTTCTGCGAGAAGTGAAGCGTCAAAAATTGTGGAAGAGGCGGTAGGAAGTGCAGAGAAAATAAAGCAGGAAATAATAACAAAAGCAGAAGAAGAGGCAGAAAAGATAATTTTAAAAGCTCATGATATAGCAAAAGCAGAAAGAAAAAGAGCGTTAGAAACCTCGAGAGAGGAGATTATTTCTCTTTCAAAGCTTATTATTCGTCAATTCTTTATCAAATTTCTCCCCCAAAATTCTCAAGAGCTGTTTTTGTCTTCTTTTTTAGATTCCTTTGAAAATTATATTCCTAAATTAAGTGCAAATTCTATAAAAGAAATAAAATTTATCTCCTCTAACAAATTAGATTCTAGTCTTATAGCTAAAATTGAAAAAAAATTAAGAAGTATTATCCCAGGAAATTGGAAATTTATTTATGAAGAAGACCCATCTATTATTCTCGGTTTTAAGCTCTTTATTGGAGAATATCTTTTAGATCATTCCTTAGAATATCATCTTAACCAGATATATCAATATATAAAGGAGACAGAAAACATATGA